In the Methanosphaera stadtmanae DSM 3091 genome, TTTATATTAGAAAATATAACAATTGTTATATATTTTAAGTTTTTAATATAGTATATAATTAAATAAGATCATCTAGTAAAAAAAGGAGATTATCTATGACAGAATTATATAATCAAATGATTTCAAGACAAAAAGAAATATTTACAGAAAATCAACAGGAAAAAATTAGAAACACACCTGTTTTAGTAATAGGTTGTGGAGGACTTGGTGGAACAGTAATAGAACAGTTAGTAAGGGCAGGTTTTGAAAATTTAACAATTGTAGATCAAGATGTTTTTGATAAAACTAATTTAAATCGTCAAATAAGAAGTAATTTAGATACAATAGATAAATCTAAAGTAGAAACAGCAAAAAAGGAATCATTAAAAATAAATCCTAACTTAAATATTACAGGATATGATACTACTATTACTCCAGAAAACATATCTCAAATCTTTAAAGGAAATGATATTGTAATTGATGCTGTAGATAATGTATATACTAGGGTGATGATATCAAGGGAAGCAAGAAAACAAAATATGGCATTTATTCATTGTGCAGTAGAAACAACTGTGGGACAACTAACTATAATTACCAATGATACTCCATCATATGAGGAATTATTTAAATTAAAATCTAATGGAAAAACACTTGATAAATCAAAAGAATATCTACTAGGTATAAGTACTAAAAAACCACAAGTTCTAGGAACAACACCTGCAATATTTGGAGCATTAGAAGTTAATGAAACTATTAAATATATATTAGAAAGTAAGGATGCTCTTTTTGCACCAAAAGTATTGTTATGGGATATATTTGATATGACATCATTTAGGATAATTGATTTTTAAATGATACTAATGTATATTTACTTATTATTAAATATACTAAAACTTCACATAACTTTTTTTAACTACCTTTTTTTATACATATAAAAAGAAATATTATCGATTGTATTTTTTTTATTCTAGATTAGTTGTATTTTAGTAAATGTGATTATTATAGAATTTTTAATAAATAGGGTATTATAAATATTATATTAAATTTAATAAATATGGGAGATTTTAATGGTTATTTTTAAAAAATATATATCTAAGGATTATGCTCTTAATTATTGTAGATTAATTAAGCCATACTTCATATTATCTTTAATAATTTTTATAGTATCTATACTATCAGGTTACTTCTTTGCAGATTCATTAAATTCTATTTTTGTGGATGTTATTAAGAAGATGGTAGAATCCACAGCAGTTGAGGGAATTACTTTTAAGGGTATTTTTTTCAATAATGTGGAAGTTAATATTATCATGATGTTATGGGGATTTCTATTTTCAATCGTGTCAACGGGAATAATGATTTTTAATAGTTTACTAATTGGATATTTAGCATCCGTAATACCTTTGCATGTTTTTTTAGCATATGTTCTTCCTCATGGTATTTTAGAACTTCCAGCATTGATTTTATCTCTTGCAACATCATTCATGGTAACTCACATTGTTATTAGATGTATTAGGGGTATTTTAGCAAAAAACCATACATTTAAGGCAGAATTAATAACATCAAAAAATTTAATAGTGGCAGTTGGCGTATCTGTAATTTTGTGTGTTGTGTTACTGTTTTTTGCAGGAATTATAGAAACATATGTTACTAGTGCTTTAGCAGACTTTATTTTATCTTTATTTTCATAGGGATTCATGTTTTAAAAACAGATCTTCATTATTTTTTTTTAAAGAATTTTTTATTTTTTATTTTTTTTTTCATGGATTTTTTGCTTTTTTTCTTTTCAATTTTCGTGGCTTTCCAGTTGCTGGGTCTTGAAAAAGTTTTGATCAAAAAAAAATTTGAAAATTTATTTGAAGACGTAAAAATTTATTTCTTATCTTAATTTTTATTAAAATAAGAAAATAACGTTACACTTGAAATACACGACTCATCAAAATTCAACAAAAACTTTAATATAAAAAATAAGAATAATAAACTATTTATTATAGAAAAGGAATAGATATTAATATGAAAACCCAAATATCTAATTCCTTAAAGGATAATATGTCCTCAATAAAACTTAAACTTAACGATTTTGGTCTCAAAGATCCAATTAAAAAAAATACTGAAGAACTCTTTAAAACTAAAAATACAAGACCTATCAACCAAGAATATGTTTATTTAAATGATAATCACTTTGAATATGATAACCCCACCTGTTCACATTGTCACAAAAAACACGAAAAACATAAAGTTATTAAAAAAGGATTCCGAACAAGAAAAGTCAGAACAATAAATAAAACCAAAATAACAATATTTTTAAGACGTTATCAATGTAAAACATGTGGAAAAAAATTCCAAACAGAACTATCATGGCTATATGATAAAAATAAAAGATACACTAAACAATTTTTTGAATTGATAGATAAAATAATGGAATTTAGAAATATACCATTATCTCTACTACAACATATAATAAACGTAGTTCTAAATACTAATATAAATCTTCAAACACTTGAATTTTGGATAAAAATAAAAAATAAATTCTCTAGAAACAAAGAATACTTAAAAATAGAACTAATTAAAGATAAAAACATGATAATCAATCATAACATCATTGGATCAGGAATTTATAACTACGACGAACAATACATTAAAATCAACGGAAAAAAATACTATCGATTAACACTATACGACTACTCCAAAGACCAACCAATCGCAGAACAAATCATAAAGAAAGAATGGAATAAAAAATCACTCTCAAGCAAAACAATAGAAGAATTCATAAAAACAGCAACAAAAGAACGACCATTCAAAGCACTAATAACAGACGGAAAAAAACAATACAACGAAATAGCAAAAAAACTACGTGTACAACACCAAACATGCATATTCCACGCAATAAAATACATAAAGGACGAAACAAAAAAATACTTAAGATCAAAAACACTATTAACATTAGATAAAATGACAATTGCAAACCAAACATCACAAATATGCCAAATATATAGAGAATTAAGTCTTTATGATACATACAAAACACTAAATGAACTAAAAGACATAGAAAACCAACTATTAAAACCAATCAAAAAAATACTAAACACCACAGTAGAAAACAACATAAACAAAATAATAACACACCACTTATACTCTGAAATACCAAGAACAAACAACGCAGTAGAACAATACTACAGAAACTCTTTACCAAAATCAAAGAAAAACAAAAAAAGAACCATTGACGGTGTACTAACAACAATAGCAACTGAAATGATGAAAAAATTTAAAAATACAAAAGAAAAATAAATATTCAAAAATCAAGACCCGACAACTGGAAAGCCACCAATTTTCAAAACATTTATATACTATAATTTTAATAATTAATCTATAGGTAGGAAGTACACTTCCGACTATTATTATACTATAAAAAAATAAATATAATATATATGAAATAACTTATTAACAAGTATCTTTCTTATTAAAACATTATAATATTGAATAGGTGAAAATTTTTATGTCCGCACGAGATGACAAAATAGATGAAATTGTTAAAACAGTAGATGAACATGGTTCAAAATTTTTAAGGTTCCAATTTGTAGATATACATGGATTACCAAAAAATGTAGCAGTATCTTTAAATAAACCAGAAGATGTAGAAACAATTATTGAAGATGGATTATTATTTGATGGATCTTCAGTAGCAGGATTTGTAGGAATCAATGATAGTGACCTTGCATTAAAACCAGATATAAATACATTCTCAACTCTACCATGGAGACCAGATGAATATGGTGCATGTAGATTCATATGTGATGTATACCACACAGATGGAACACCATTTGAAGGAGACCCTAGAGGAGTTCTTAAAAAATCATTAAAATTAGCAAAAGATAGAGGTTACCAATACAACATGGGTCCAGAACCAGAATTTTTCCTTGTTGACCATGATGAAAATGGAAAACTTATTCCAGCAGATAATGCAGAATACTTCGATGTAGAACCATTAGATCAAGGTATAGATGTAAGAAAAGAAATAGTATTAGGTCTTGAAAAACTAAACTTCAACATAGAAGTAAGCCACCACGAAGTAGCACCAGGACAACACGAAGTTGACTTTAGATTTGATGATGCACTAAAAACAGCAGATGCTGTAGTAACATTCAAACAAGCAATTAAAGCATTAGTAGACAACCTAGGATACCAAGTAACATTCATGCCAAAACCATTCTTTGGAATTAATGGTAGTGGAATGCACTGTAACCAAAGTCTATTTAAAGATGGTAAAAACATATTCTACGACCCAGATACAGAAACACAACTATCCCAAGAAGCATTATACTTCATAGGAGGATTATTAAAACACGCAAAAGCATTATCTGCAATACTTTCCCCAACAATTAACTCATACAAACGTTTAGTACCAGGATATGAAGCACCATGTTACATAGCATACGGACTTAAAAATAGATCAACTCTCCTAAGAATTCCAGCTTCTAGGGGATTAGGTACAAGAATTGAATGTAGATCTGCAGACCCATCATGTAACCCATACCTTGCATTTGCAGTGTTACTTGAAGCAGGTCTCGATGGATTAGACAATAAAATTGACCCAGGAGAACCAACAGAATTCAATGCATTTGCTCTTACTCCTGATGAATTAGCAGCAAAAGGTATTGATACATTACCTACAAGTCTATGGGAAGCATATCATTCCTTAGAAAAAGACGATGTAGTTAAAAATGCTCTTGGAGATTATGTATACGATCAATTCTATAACATTAAACGTGCAGAATGGGATGACTACAGAATACAAGTATTTGATTATGAACGTGATAAATTCCTTAACATCTAGATATTATGTTATTATCTAATACTTTTCTCTCACCCTCTTTTTTTAAATATATTACATTGTACCATGTTTTTAATAATTATCAACAATAAATAATTATAATAACTACTAATCAAAAAAAATTTATATAATTTTAGTATTAAATAAGGAGACATGATAGTATTTCTATTAAACAAGAAACTGATATGAAAATGATGGAAATTCTAAGAATTTTATATAGTAAAAATGAAATTCTTGGTGCTAAAATAATCTCCCAAGAATTAGAAAAGAGAGGATACTCTCTTGGAGAACGTGCAGTAAGATATCATATGCATATTCTTGATGAAAAAGGATTCACTGAAAAAGTTGGTTATAAAGGTCGTCAAATCACAAAAAAAGGAATAGATGAACTAAAAAAAGGTTTAATTTTTGATCAAGTTGATTTTACATTTTCAAGATTTCAAGAAAAAATGTACAATGTATCACTTGATTACAAAAAAGCAACAGGTTCAGTAATTGTAAATATATCTTCAATAAATGACCTTGATTCCTCAAAAATAATAACAGATGTTTTCAAAGAGGGATTATCAGTAAGTAAACATTATAATATAGTTGAAAAAGATGATAAAACATATATTGAAACAGTCTGTGGAACAACTATTGACGGGGTATTTCAACAACAGGGCATAATTACAAAACCATTGTATGGTGGACTACTTAAAGTAGAAGATTATGTTCCAATTAATTTCACAGAACAAATTGCATATGAAAATACATCAATAACACCTCTTGAAGCATTCACAGGCCATGATAATACATCAGTAATTGATGTTATAAATAATGGAACAGGAGTAATACCAGCAAACTTTAGAATCATACCAGAAGTAAAAAAACAACATGCATTAGCTATTCTAGATAATCTTAAAACTATTGGAATAGGTGGAGTGATACATATTGGTAATCCCGGAGAAGCAGTCTTAGGAATTCCAGTTCCAGAGGGAATGGTTGGAATAGCAGTTGTTGGAGGTGTAACACCACTATGTGCAGCACGGGAAGAAGGATATGATCTTAGTATAAAACTAGCTGATGGATATGCTGAATATAGTAATATGATAAATTCATCCATTGCAAAAAATTTTCCCCTAAAACCTGTAACTTATAATAACACAACACCAGTATCTTTTGTATTAAATAAAATATACAACTTATTATCCACTGTTAACTTTGATATTGAATCAGGAGAGGGGGATGTTATAGTAAATGTATCATTTGTTGATAGAAATAATTTAGATACTTCTCTTGAAATATTAAGTAAAATGTACAAGTCAAAACCAGAATTCTGTATTGGAAATAGATATTCTCTGGTTGATGGTCCAGATAATAAGGTAGGTATTGCAACTATATGTAGCCTTACAATTGATGGTATATTAACAAAACATGGAATAAGTTCCTTTCCAAAATACAGTGGAATACTTGATATATATGGTAACAGTCGACGTTTTATTGAATTAATATCATATAAAGGTTCTTCTGTTGATCCACATGAAATATTTATTAATAAGAACATGTGTGAATTAAATGTATCTGGTGATTCTTGTAAAATCTTGGCAAGTGTTCATTCAGTACCATACATTGCAAGGGATAAAACAGTAGATATATTAGATAAACTTGGTGAATATGGATTTGAAGTATTAAATATTGGAAAACCAAATGAATACACATATAATGCTAAAATTGAAAAATATCATTTTGGATATGTGCTAGCTGGGGGATTAAATCCAATAGCTGCAATTAAAAAGGAAGGTATACCAACAGATGTAAAATCTATTGAAACAATGAAGAATTTTAATTCATTTGAAGAGTTCTAATCATATTCAACACTTCTTATTTTTTTTATTTATGAATGTATAAGTTAATAAGATATTTCATTCATTTCTAAAATGGGAATATTTTAATTCATATAAACTATATTTGTAAGAAATTATTATCAATTGTCATGTTCTAATCTTTAAATAATAATACAATTTATGTTCGCCTAAAAAACAATTTATTTAAATATACATAAAAATAGAACATAAAACATAATTAAATATATTTTTTTTTATTGAAATATAATAAATAATTCTCTTTAATATAATCTTGATTTAAATAAAAAAGAGATAGGATATTCATATTATTATTGGAAAATATTAAATATCTGCTAAAATAAAGAAGTGATTAAAATGGTAGTAACAATGGATACAACTATATGTGGGGGAGTTGATGCATGTCCTGAGGGAGGATTATGTATTGACATCTGTGCATTAAATGCAATAGATAATGTTAATGGACAACCTATAATAAATCATGAAATATGTCCTGAATGTGGACTATGTGTATTAAATTGTCCAAAACAAGCTATTTCTAAAACATAAAAGGAGGGTAATGGCAATGGTTGTGACAGTTTATCAAGACAGATGTGATGGAGTAGAAGCATGTCCAAGAAATGGTGTGTGTATGGAAGTATGTGCACTTGATGCTATTGAACATAAGGGTGATTCCATAATAATTACAGAGGATTGTACAAACTGTGGACTTTGTGTTATGAACTGTCCGAGGGGTGCATTGTCAAAGTAGGAAAATAAACTTCAATTATTTATACTTTCTTTTTTTTAAAATATAATTTCATTTAGCCCCTTGATTTAAGTTTATATTAATTATGAACTATACTCTTTCTATTTCTTAATATTTTTCTTAAAATTAGTTTTTTATAATAAGCTTTTAAATCCATTAATATGTCCTCTTGACTATTTTAAAAATAAGAAAGAAATAAAAATGATAAACTCAACAAAAAAGATAAAGACAGCATTACAACAGTTAAGTTAACAATGTTCTATTAAATGAGCTATAGGTGCATTAAATCTAATATGTATTAAATCTAAATATAATTTCAATTCATTGTCAATATAATTTTTTGGTTAATATTTATAATGTATAGATAACATATTTATATTTATGTTTCTTTTATTTAATTTAAATAAAATCATATCAATTAATTACTAATTAAAATATTTTTAAAAATTAAATTTTTATTAATTTTTATTTTAAAATATTTCAGTTCATATAATTTTTTTTGGATTTTTATATTTTTGAAACATTTTTTTAAAATTAGATAGGATGTTTAGTAGATAATATGAATAATAATTTTATATTTTCATGTTTTTTTGTCATGTTATTATTATTATTATGCTT is a window encoding:
- a CDS encoding HesA/MoeB/ThiF family protein, with protein sequence MTELYNQMISRQKEIFTENQQEKIRNTPVLVIGCGGLGGTVIEQLVRAGFENLTIVDQDVFDKTNLNRQIRSNLDTIDKSKVETAKKESLKINPNLNITGYDTTITPENISQIFKGNDIVIDAVDNVYTRVMISREARKQNMAFIHCAVETTVGQLTIITNDTPSYEELFKLKSNGKTLDKSKEYLLGISTKKPQVLGTTPAIFGALEVNETIKYILESKDALFAPKVLLWDIFDMTSFRIIDF
- a CDS encoding stage II sporulation protein M, translating into MVIFKKYISKDYALNYCRLIKPYFILSLIIFIVSILSGYFFADSLNSIFVDVIKKMVESTAVEGITFKGIFFNNVEVNIIMMLWGFLFSIVSTGIMIFNSLLIGYLASVIPLHVFLAYVLPHGILELPALILSLATSFMVTHIVIRCIRGILAKNHTFKAELITSKNLIVAVGVSVILCVVLLFFAGIIETYVTSALADFILSLFS
- a CDS encoding ISNCY-like element ISMst1 family transposase, with the protein product MKTQISNSLKDNMSSIKLKLNDFGLKDPIKKNTEELFKTKNTRPINQEYVYLNDNHFEYDNPTCSHCHKKHEKHKVIKKGFRTRKVRTINKTKITIFLRRYQCKTCGKKFQTELSWLYDKNKRYTKQFFELIDKIMEFRNIPLSLLQHIINVVLNTNINLQTLEFWIKIKNKFSRNKEYLKIELIKDKNMIINHNIIGSGIYNYDEQYIKINGKKYYRLTLYDYSKDQPIAEQIIKKEWNKKSLSSKTIEEFIKTATKERPFKALITDGKKQYNEIAKKLRVQHQTCIFHAIKYIKDETKKYLRSKTLLTLDKMTIANQTSQICQIYRELSLYDTYKTLNELKDIENQLLKPIKKILNTTVENNINKIITHHLYSEIPRTNNAVEQYYRNSLPKSKKNKKRTIDGVLTTIATEMMKKFKNTKEK
- the glnA gene encoding type I glutamate--ammonia ligase, with the protein product MSARDDKIDEIVKTVDEHGSKFLRFQFVDIHGLPKNVAVSLNKPEDVETIIEDGLLFDGSSVAGFVGINDSDLALKPDINTFSTLPWRPDEYGACRFICDVYHTDGTPFEGDPRGVLKKSLKLAKDRGYQYNMGPEPEFFLVDHDENGKLIPADNAEYFDVEPLDQGIDVRKEIVLGLEKLNFNIEVSHHEVAPGQHEVDFRFDDALKTADAVVTFKQAIKALVDNLGYQVTFMPKPFFGINGSGMHCNQSLFKDGKNIFYDPDTETQLSQEALYFIGGLLKHAKALSAILSPTINSYKRLVPGYEAPCYIAYGLKNRSTLLRIPASRGLGTRIECRSADPSCNPYLAFAVLLEAGLDGLDNKIDPGEPTEFNAFALTPDELAAKGIDTLPTSLWEAYHSLEKDDVVKNALGDYVYDQFYNIKRAEWDDYRIQVFDYERDKFLNI
- a CDS encoding DUF128 domain-containing protein, with the protein product MKMMEILRILYSKNEILGAKIISQELEKRGYSLGERAVRYHMHILDEKGFTEKVGYKGRQITKKGIDELKKGLIFDQVDFTFSRFQEKMYNVSLDYKKATGSVIVNISSINDLDSSKIITDVFKEGLSVSKHYNIVEKDDKTYIETVCGTTIDGVFQQQGIITKPLYGGLLKVEDYVPINFTEQIAYENTSITPLEAFTGHDNTSVIDVINNGTGVIPANFRIIPEVKKQHALAILDNLKTIGIGGVIHIGNPGEAVLGIPVPEGMVGIAVVGGVTPLCAAREEGYDLSIKLADGYAEYSNMINSSIAKNFPLKPVTYNNTTPVSFVLNKIYNLLSTVNFDIESGEGDVIVNVSFVDRNNLDTSLEILSKMYKSKPEFCIGNRYSLVDGPDNKVGIATICSLTIDGILTKHGISSFPKYSGILDIYGNSRRFIELISYKGSSVDPHEIFINKNMCELNVSGDSCKILASVHSVPYIARDKTVDILDKLGEYGFEVLNIGKPNEYTYNAKIEKYHFGYVLAGGLNPIAAIKKEGIPTDVKSIETMKNFNSFEEF
- a CDS encoding 4Fe-4S binding protein; this encodes MVVTMDTTICGGVDACPEGGLCIDICALNAIDNVNGQPIINHEICPECGLCVLNCPKQAISKT
- a CDS encoding 4Fe-4S binding protein — translated: MVVTVYQDRCDGVEACPRNGVCMEVCALDAIEHKGDSIIITEDCTNCGLCVMNCPRGALSK